The following coding sequences lie in one Calidithermus timidus DSM 17022 genomic window:
- a CDS encoding V-type ATP synthase subunit B: MLKKEYNAVTYISGPLLFLEGAADLAYGAIVNIDDGTGRIRGGQVIEVSDQYTVLQVFEETSGLNLERTTVSLVEDVARLGVSKEMVGRAFNGIGRPIDGLPPVVAEKRLPINGAPINPVAREKPEEFIQTGISAIDVNMTLVRGQKLPIFSGSGLPHNELAAQIARQAKVLGEGEGFAVVFAAMGITQREVSYFLQEFERTGALSRSVLFLNKADDPTVERLLTPRMALTAAEYLAFEHDYHVLVILTDMTNYCEALREIGGAREEIPGRRGYPGYMYTDLASIYERAGVVHGKKGSVTQIPILSMPGDDITHPIPDLTGYITEGQIFIARDLAQQGIFPPINVQPSLSRLMNNGIGKGKTRADHKELADQLFSNYARGINLRRLVAITGEDALTEVDKKYLRFADNFEKKFINQGQQERSIEESLNIGWALLSDFPASELKRIRKEYIDQYHQKTGKLEELVGV; this comes from the coding sequence ATGCTCAAGAAGGAGTACAACGCCGTAACCTACATCTCTGGGCCGCTTTTGTTCCTCGAGGGGGCGGCCGATCTGGCCTACGGCGCTATCGTGAACATCGACGACGGCACGGGCCGCATCCGTGGGGGCCAGGTCATCGAGGTTTCCGACCAGTACACCGTGCTTCAGGTCTTCGAGGAGACCTCGGGGCTTAACCTCGAGCGCACCACCGTCTCGCTCGTTGAAGACGTGGCCCGCCTGGGCGTGAGCAAGGAGATGGTGGGCCGGGCCTTCAACGGCATCGGTAGGCCCATCGATGGCCTCCCCCCGGTGGTGGCCGAGAAGCGCCTGCCCATCAACGGCGCACCCATCAACCCGGTGGCCCGCGAGAAGCCCGAGGAGTTCATCCAGACCGGCATCAGCGCCATCGACGTCAACATGACGCTGGTGCGCGGGCAGAAGCTGCCCATCTTTTCCGGCTCGGGTCTGCCCCACAACGAGCTCGCCGCCCAGATTGCCCGCCAGGCCAAAGTGCTCGGCGAGGGTGAGGGCTTCGCGGTGGTCTTTGCCGCGATGGGCATCACCCAGCGCGAGGTGAGCTACTTCCTGCAGGAGTTCGAGCGCACAGGGGCGCTGAGCCGCTCGGTGCTCTTCCTCAACAAGGCTGACGATCCCACGGTCGAGCGCCTGCTCACCCCCCGCATGGCCCTCACTGCCGCCGAGTACCTGGCCTTCGAGCACGACTACCACGTGTTGGTCATCCTCACCGACATGACCAACTACTGCGAGGCGCTGCGCGAGATCGGCGGGGCCCGCGAGGAGATCCCAGGTCGCCGCGGCTACCCCGGCTACATGTACACCGACCTGGCCTCGATCTACGAGCGTGCGGGCGTGGTGCACGGCAAGAAGGGCTCGGTCACCCAGATCCCCATCCTCTCCATGCCCGGTGACGACATCACCCACCCCATCCCCGACCTCACCGGCTACATCACCGAGGGCCAGATCTTCATCGCGCGCGACCTGGCTCAGCAGGGCATCTTCCCACCCATCAACGTGCAGCCCAGCCTCTCGCGCCTGATGAACAACGGCATCGGCAAGGGCAAGACCCGCGCCGACCACAAGGAACTCGCCGACCAGCTCTTCTCCAACTACGCCCGCGGCATCAACCTGCGCCGCCTGGTGGCCATCACCGGTGAGGATGCCCTGACCGAGGTAGACAAGAAGTACCTGCGCTTCGCCGACAACTTCGAGAAGAAGTTCATCAACCAAGGTCAGCAGGAGCGCTCCATCGAGGAGAGCCTCAACATCGGCTGGGCGCTGCTCTCCGACTTCCCCGCCTCCGAGCTCAAGCGCATCCGCAAGGAGTACATCGACCAGTACCACCAGAAGACGGGCAAGCTCGAAGAGTTGGTGGGGGTGTAG
- a CDS encoding V-type ATP synthase subunit A: MVGVIKKIAGPAVIAEGLEGAKMYDIVRVGNEKLVGEIIRLDGNECFIQVYEDTNGLQVGEPVVSTNLPLALELGPGLLNGIFDGILRPLDKIQEISGIYISRGIEVSSLDRSKKWSFTPMKRVGDVVKGGDILGTVPEFSFTHKILVPPDKSGKIASIVGPGEYTIDDTIALLEDGTKLRLAHFWPVRKPRPFTRKLDPNEPFLTGMRILDVLFPLAAGGTAAIPGPFGSGKTVTQQSIAKFGDANIVVYVGCGERGNEMTDVLVEFPELEDPQTGRPLMERTILVANTSNMPVAAREASLYTGITLAEYFRDQGYKVSLMADSTSRWAEALREIASRLEEMPAEEGYPPYLASRLSSFYERAGKVITLAGEQGAVSVIGAVSPAGGDFSEPVTQSTLRITGGFWALDAGLARARHFPAINWARSYSLFLNILEPWYREHVAPDYPEVRAQIISILQREAELQQVVQLVGPDALQDAERLALEIGRIAREDFLQQNGFDPVDASCSMAKAYGIMQMILAAYKQGELALSKGATIADFLSDPVIEKIGRARYVPEEEFPAYKAEFDEMIKTAFLGAVKA, translated from the coding sequence ATAGTGGGAGTCATCAAGAAAATCGCAGGTCCAGCGGTGATCGCCGAGGGGCTCGAGGGCGCGAAGATGTACGACATCGTGCGCGTGGGCAATGAGAAGCTCGTGGGCGAGATCATCCGGCTGGACGGCAACGAATGCTTCATTCAGGTCTACGAGGACACCAACGGCCTACAGGTGGGCGAGCCAGTGGTATCTACCAACTTGCCTCTGGCGCTGGAGCTGGGGCCGGGCCTGCTCAACGGGATCTTCGACGGCATCCTGCGCCCGTTGGACAAGATCCAGGAGATCTCGGGCATCTACATCTCGCGTGGCATCGAGGTCAGCTCGCTCGACCGCAGCAAGAAGTGGAGCTTCACCCCTATGAAGCGGGTGGGTGATGTCGTCAAAGGGGGTGACATCCTGGGCACGGTGCCCGAGTTCAGCTTCACCCACAAGATCCTAGTGCCCCCGGACAAGTCGGGCAAGATCGCAAGCATCGTGGGCCCCGGTGAGTACACCATCGACGACACCATCGCCCTTCTCGAGGACGGCACCAAGTTGCGCTTGGCCCACTTCTGGCCGGTGCGCAAGCCGCGCCCCTTCACCCGCAAGCTCGACCCCAACGAGCCCTTCCTCACCGGCATGCGCATCCTCGACGTGCTCTTCCCGCTGGCCGCGGGGGGCACGGCGGCCATCCCCGGCCCCTTTGGCTCGGGCAAGACCGTCACCCAGCAGTCCATTGCCAAGTTTGGCGACGCCAACATCGTCGTCTACGTCGGCTGCGGTGAGCGTGGCAACGAGATGACCGACGTACTGGTGGAGTTCCCTGAGCTCGAGGACCCCCAGACCGGGCGCCCGCTGATGGAGCGCACCATCCTGGTGGCCAACACCTCCAACATGCCCGTGGCGGCCCGTGAGGCCAGCCTCTACACCGGCATCACCCTGGCCGAGTACTTCCGCGACCAGGGCTACAAGGTCTCGCTGATGGCCGACTCCACCAGCCGCTGGGCCGAGGCCCTGCGCGAGATCGCCTCCCGCTTGGAGGAGATGCCCGCTGAGGAGGGCTACCCGCCCTACCTGGCCTCGCGCCTGTCCAGCTTCTACGAGCGGGCCGGCAAGGTAATCACCCTGGCCGGTGAGCAGGGGGCGGTTTCGGTCATTGGGGCGGTTTCTCCGGCGGGTGGCGACTTCTCCGAGCCGGTTACCCAGTCCACTTTGCGCATTACCGGTGGTTTCTGGGCCTTGGACGCTGGGCTGGCCCGTGCCCGGCACTTCCCCGCCATCAACTGGGCCCGTTCGTACTCCTTGTTCCTGAACATCCTGGAGCCCTGGTACCGCGAGCACGTGGCCCCCGACTACCCCGAGGTGCGCGCCCAGATCATCTCCATCCTGCAGCGCGAGGCCGAGCTGCAGCAGGTGGTGCAGCTGGTGGGTCCAGACGCCTTGCAGGACGCCGAGCGGTTGGCTTTGGAGATTGGCCGCATCGCCCGGGAGGACTTCCTCCAGCAAAACGGCTTTGACCCGGTGGACGCGAGCTGCTCTATGGCCAAGGCCTACGGGATCATGCAGATGATTCTCGCGGCCTACAAGCAGGGTGAGCTGGCCCTTTCCAAGGGGGCCACCATCGCCGACTTCCTGAGCGACCCGGTGATCGAGAAGATCGGGCGGGCCCGCTACGTGCCGGAAGAGGAGTTCCCGGCCTACAAGGCGGAGTTTGACGAGATGATTAAGACCGCCTTCCTGGGCGCCGTGAAGGCGTGA
- a CDS encoding V-type ATP synthase subunit F: protein MGVLTDAETASGYRLAGLEAVTSSKEEAARTLAEMVQSNAYALIAVDESLLPDPNKAVERIMRGRSTPVLLSLPNLLEAFSGGGDARAYMRQLVRQTIGFDIKL, encoded by the coding sequence ATCGGAGTGCTAACCGACGCCGAGACGGCCTCGGGCTACCGCCTGGCCGGCTTGGAAGCGGTGACCTCGAGCAAGGAGGAGGCTGCCCGCACGCTCGCCGAAATGGTGCAGTCGAACGCCTACGCCCTGATCGCCGTGGACGAGAGCCTGCTCCCCGACCCCAACAAGGCAGTCGAGCGCATCATGCGCGGGCGCAGCACCCCGGTGCTGCTCTCGCTGCCCAACCTGCTCGAGGCCTTCAGCGGCGGCGGCGACGCCAGGGCCTATATGCGCCAGCTGGTGCGGCAGACCATCGGCTTTGACATCAAGCTCTAG
- a CDS encoding V-type ATPase subunit, translating into MAAGYAYLNARVRSRRSQLVGEGFFQQALSASFPDFVRLLGETVYAPDLKGGSLEDVDRAVSSHLSRTVGDLPSLVSGELRAVVSLPLLRADLVNLKAILRGKAAGKDPEEIKATLVGGTLPDTLINSMLQASDAASIAQILQLPGNPLAKALRNAVQGSPDLLALEVALDREFFAAALAKAKKLKGRFLASYFALEVDATNLATAFKLQALAAPANLEAYFIPGGTHLSLTAFSRIAQGDFAAMDTLSATPLAPAMGARTLGDLERILRKILRQKAHQGSLDSLGPGLALDYIRTKEWEAARIRLLARRAYYNLPADAVEKEVMG; encoded by the coding sequence ATGGCGGCTGGCTACGCCTACCTCAACGCCCGCGTGCGCTCCCGGCGCAGCCAGTTGGTGGGCGAGGGCTTCTTCCAGCAGGCCCTGAGCGCTTCCTTCCCCGACTTTGTGCGGCTGTTGGGCGAGACCGTCTACGCTCCGGACCTCAAGGGCGGAAGCTTGGAGGACGTGGACCGGGCGGTGTCCAGCCACCTCAGCCGCACCGTGGGCGACCTGCCGAGCTTGGTGTCGGGTGAGCTGCGCGCGGTGGTCAGCCTGCCGCTGCTGCGGGCCGACTTGGTCAATCTCAAGGCTATCCTGCGCGGAAAAGCAGCGGGTAAGGACCCCGAGGAGATCAAGGCTACCCTGGTGGGGGGCACCCTGCCGGACACCCTCATCAACAGCATGCTCCAGGCCTCCGATGCCGCAAGTATCGCCCAGATCTTGCAACTGCCCGGCAACCCGCTGGCCAAGGCCCTGCGCAACGCGGTGCAGGGCAGTCCCGACCTCCTGGCGCTGGAAGTGGCGCTCGACCGCGAGTTCTTCGCCGCAGCGCTGGCCAAGGCCAAGAAGCTCAAGGGTCGTTTCCTGGCTTCGTACTTCGCCCTCGAGGTAGACGCCACCAACTTGGCGACGGCCTTCAAGCTACAGGCCCTGGCTGCTCCGGCCAACCTCGAGGCCTACTTCATCCCCGGCGGAACCCACCTCTCCCTGACCGCCTTCAGCCGCATCGCCCAGGGCGACTTTGCCGCGATGGATACCCTGAGCGCGACTCCCCTGGCCCCGGCGATGGGGGCACGGACGCTGGGCGACTTGGAGAGGATTCTCCGCAAGATCCTGCGCCAGAAGGCCCACCAGGGCAGCCTCGACAGCCTGGGCCCCGGCCTGGCGCTCGACTACATCCGCACTAAGGAGTGGGAGGCCGCCCGCATTCGCTTGCTGGCCCGGCGGGCCTACTACAACCTACCTGCCGACGCGGTGGAGAAGGAGGTGATGGGGTGA
- a CDS encoding V-type ATP synthase subunit E, which translates to MSKLEDILQQEVLAEIAEVTKAAETRAAEIIKAAQEQAEALKAARQKQLEAERAAAERRAESAAELVLNQARIQARGQVMDRVKAEALKALASLQGQPSYGETLSKLAEEALQSLSQAEAVVVNPDDAAKIESWAKAKGLELRTDASLRYGVRLVAAGGKSMVQNSLPERLERAWDSLSAKAAKAIWG; encoded by the coding sequence ATGTCGAAACTTGAGGACATCCTCCAACAGGAGGTTCTCGCCGAGATCGCCGAGGTCACCAAAGCTGCCGAAACCCGGGCTGCCGAGATCATCAAGGCCGCTCAGGAGCAGGCTGAGGCCCTCAAGGCCGCTCGGCAAAAGCAGTTGGAGGCCGAACGCGCAGCGGCAGAGCGCCGGGCCGAGAGCGCGGCAGAGCTGGTGCTCAACCAGGCCCGCATCCAGGCCAGGGGCCAGGTGATGGACCGGGTCAAGGCCGAGGCCCTCAAGGCCCTGGCCAGCCTCCAGGGACAGCCGAGCTACGGCGAGACCCTGAGCAAGCTGGCTGAGGAAGCCCTGCAGAGCCTGAGTCAGGCCGAGGCGGTGGTGGTCAACCCCGACGATGCGGCCAAGATAGAGTCCTGGGCCAAGGCCAAGGGCCTCGAGCTGCGCACCGATGCCAGCCTGCGCTACGGCGTGCGCCTGGTGGCCGCGGGTGGCAAGAGCATGGTGCAAAACAGTCTTCCCGAGCGCCTCGAGCGGGCCTGGGACTCGCTTTCGGCCAAGGCCGCGAAAGCGATTTGGGGGTAG
- a CDS encoding V-type ATP synthase subunit I → MEKLVVAGPRRLARSLLAELQHAGVVHIDPLRPAELGEFRLSPQEESELRRWEAIVSGADRTLAVLGVDPVVGVPFSGTLEEAEAQIRPWVERAEVLGRERAALEDELQTIQLFGAAAQALAGLTHGIDQSPRLGVVPFLVGKPEELLAVRSALDSALQDRYLLESAPMDKQVAAVVVVMRYDLEAARSALSRLGLAELRFPGAFANLPVTQVARRMREREKIAPEELAGVLEELAKLGRESLPSLQALLTRARDEVLRYKAASDLAAGKYGMALMGWVPQDAKPKVEEALSKLRDQIVYTFEPVDEHHEADQVPVTLRNPAWAKPFELLHGFLNTPKYGSYDPTINIALFFPLFFGMVVGDIGMALLFGYLAYFFANRARRGQNVLIPLVGFNIAPAVSRDISKLLTWMAVSAGIWGFLYGEFFGTLAEHLGIFYPNDGLHSGLFPILLNRLEAAETSTLLIVVCLLLGILQLFYAFGLRAYMGYKHHSASHMWEGIGYLAGLIGIVAYAYTFLTGAGAPLTTFILVAGLAVFVVSMFQVARSLGAIMGYLVMPIELLTKGGQILSYIRIYAVGLAGAVLYKLANDAGFAMAEQLGFVGGLIGFVVGAIMFALITLITIMGHVLQPIRLLWIEFGNNYGFFDEVGRAYRPFKSVRDQ, encoded by the coding sequence ATGGAGAAATTGGTCGTGGCCGGGCCGCGTCGCCTGGCCCGCTCGCTGCTGGCCGAACTCCAGCACGCCGGGGTGGTTCACATCGACCCCTTGCGTCCCGCCGAGCTCGGCGAGTTCCGCCTGAGCCCGCAGGAGGAGAGCGAACTCAGACGCTGGGAGGCCATCGTCTCGGGCGCAGACCGCACCCTGGCGGTGCTGGGCGTGGATCCGGTGGTGGGTGTGCCCTTCTCCGGCACCCTCGAGGAGGCCGAAGCCCAGATCAGACCCTGGGTGGAGCGCGCAGAGGTGTTGGGCCGTGAGCGGGCAGCGCTGGAGGATGAGCTTCAGACCATCCAGCTCTTTGGCGCTGCCGCTCAGGCCCTCGCTGGCCTGACCCACGGCATCGACCAGAGCCCCCGTTTGGGGGTGGTCCCCTTCCTGGTGGGCAAGCCCGAGGAGTTGCTCGCGGTTCGGAGCGCCTTGGATTCCGCCCTGCAAGACCGTTACCTGCTCGAGTCGGCGCCCATGGACAAGCAGGTGGCCGCGGTGGTGGTGGTCATGAGATACGACCTCGAGGCCGCCCGCAGCGCCCTCTCGCGTCTGGGCCTGGCCGAGCTGCGCTTTCCCGGAGCCTTCGCCAACCTGCCCGTCACCCAGGTGGCCCGCCGCATGCGCGAGCGCGAGAAGATCGCTCCCGAAGAGCTCGCAGGTGTGCTCGAGGAGCTTGCTAAGCTGGGTCGGGAGTCCCTGCCTTCCCTACAGGCCCTGCTCACCCGGGCCCGCGACGAGGTGTTGCGTTACAAGGCTGCCTCCGATCTGGCGGCGGGCAAGTACGGCATGGCCCTGATGGGCTGGGTGCCCCAGGACGCCAAGCCCAAGGTGGAAGAGGCGCTGAGCAAACTGCGTGACCAGATCGTCTACACCTTCGAGCCCGTGGACGAGCACCACGAGGCCGACCAGGTGCCGGTGACGCTGAGGAACCCGGCTTGGGCCAAGCCCTTCGAACTGCTGCACGGCTTCCTCAATACCCCCAAGTACGGCTCTTACGACCCTACCATCAACATCGCCCTCTTCTTCCCGCTCTTCTTCGGCATGGTGGTGGGCGACATCGGCATGGCGCTGCTGTTTGGCTACCTAGCCTATTTCTTCGCCAACAGGGCCAGGCGGGGGCAGAACGTGCTGATCCCCCTGGTGGGCTTCAACATCGCGCCGGCGGTGAGCCGTGACATCTCCAAGCTGCTGACCTGGATGGCCGTCTCGGCGGGCATCTGGGGTTTCCTCTACGGGGAGTTTTTCGGCACCTTGGCCGAGCACCTGGGTATCTTCTACCCCAACGACGGCCTTCACAGCGGGCTCTTCCCGATCTTGCTCAACCGCCTCGAGGCCGCCGAGACTTCCACCTTGCTGATCGTGGTCTGCCTGCTGCTGGGCATTCTTCAGCTCTTCTACGCTTTCGGCCTGCGGGCTTACATGGGCTATAAGCACCACAGCGCCTCGCACATGTGGGAGGGCATCGGGTATCTGGCGGGCCTGATCGGAATCGTGGCCTACGCCTACACCTTCCTGACCGGAGCGGGCGCCCCGCTGACGACCTTCATCCTCGTCGCCGGGCTAGCGGTGTTCGTGGTGTCGATGTTCCAGGTGGCCCGTAGCCTGGGGGCTATCATGGGCTACTTGGTGATGCCCATCGAGCTGCTGACCAAAGGCGGGCAAATCCTCAGCTATATCCGTATCTACGCGGTAGGTTTGGCGGGAGCGGTGCTCTACAAGCTCGCCAACGACGCGGGTTTCGCCATGGCCGAGCAACTGGGCTTTGTCGGCGGCCTCATCGGCTTTGTGGTAGGGGCGATCATGTTCGCGCTGATCACCCTGATCACCATCATGGGGCACGTGCTTCAGCCAATCCGTTTGCTGTGGATCGAATTCGGCAACAACTACGGGTTCTTCGACGAGGTGGGCCGGGCTTACCGTCCCTTCAAGTCGGTTCGTGACCAATAA
- a CDS encoding V-type ATPase subunit subunit G family protein, translating into MAGLGLIKDLAEREQALAKQLEEAKQAAQAKIKDAEAQAAQIVAQAQEAVREMESRMRAQTADTVAKIEAEARARAEAEAKSITEAAEARLEGAVKLVLGEVLP; encoded by the coding sequence GTGGCTGGCCTAGGATTGATTAAAGACCTCGCTGAGCGCGAGCAAGCACTCGCGAAGCAGCTCGAGGAGGCCAAACAAGCGGCGCAGGCCAAAATCAAAGATGCCGAAGCCCAGGCCGCCCAGATCGTGGCCCAAGCCCAGGAGGCTGTGCGCGAGATGGAAAGCCGGATGAGGGCCCAGACCGCCGATACGGTGGCCAAAATTGAGGCGGAGGCCAGGGCGCGTGCCGAGGCCGAGGCGAAGAGCATCACCGAAGCTGCCGAGGCGCGCCTCGAGGGCGCCGTCAAGCTGGTGCTGGGGGAGGTTCTCCCTTGA
- a CDS encoding class I SAM-dependent rRNA methyltransferase, producing the protein MKVRVSPRGASRLLAHHPWVYRSDVLEGPKQAGLYPVYGPKGLLAWAAWNPASEIAVRAFRYRPTDDAEQSLLDNLRRALAQRKASLEAEPQGAFRLAHAEGDSLPGLVLDYYAGHVVVQSGSAALEPLLPRFVEVLIEQLPVQSVLARNDQRSRTLEGLELEVRTLFGKVPEWVWVKEGPVEYRADLLSGQKTGAFIDQRDNRLRLRAYSGERALDVFSYHGSFALHLAQGFKSVTAVDSSAEALTRARANAQHNGLEIATVEANAFEFLRQEEKSGHKYDLIVLDPPAFAKSRRDLERAYAAYKEVNLRAIKLLREGGILATASCSHHLTEALFYEMLADAAADAHRSLRVLERRGQGWDHPVLLGVPETHYLKFALLEVRD; encoded by the coding sequence GTGAAGGTTCGTGTTTCTCCCCGCGGGGCCAGCCGCCTGCTGGCCCACCATCCATGGGTCTACCGCTCCGACGTGCTCGAGGGGCCAAAGCAGGCCGGGCTGTACCCGGTCTACGGGCCCAAGGGCCTGCTGGCCTGGGCAGCCTGGAACCCGGCCTCGGAGATCGCAGTGCGGGCATTTCGTTACCGCCCTACCGACGACGCCGAGCAAAGCCTGCTGGACAACCTCCGGCGGGCCCTGGCCCAGCGCAAGGCCAGTCTGGAGGCTGAACCCCAGGGAGCCTTTCGCCTGGCCCACGCCGAGGGCGACAGCCTGCCGGGGCTGGTGCTCGACTACTATGCCGGCCACGTGGTCGTGCAATCCGGCTCGGCGGCCCTCGAGCCCCTCCTGCCCCGCTTCGTCGAAGTCTTGATCGAGCAGCTCCCCGTGCAGAGCGTGCTGGCGAGGAACGACCAGCGAAGCCGCACACTGGAGGGACTCGAGCTGGAGGTGAGAACCCTCTTCGGCAAGGTGCCCGAGTGGGTGTGGGTCAAGGAGGGGCCCGTCGAGTACCGCGCGGATTTGCTGAGCGGCCAGAAGACCGGGGCCTTCATCGACCAGCGGGACAACCGCCTGCGGCTGCGGGCCTACAGTGGGGAGCGGGCCCTCGACGTGTTCAGCTATCACGGCTCCTTCGCCCTGCACCTGGCGCAGGGGTTCAAATCGGTCACGGCGGTGGACAGCTCAGCCGAGGCGCTGACCCGCGCCCGCGCCAATGCCCAGCACAACGGCCTCGAGATCGCCACGGTGGAAGCCAATGCCTTCGAGTTCCTGCGCCAGGAAGAGAAATCGGGCCATAAATACGACCTCATCGTGCTCGACCCCCCGGCCTTCGCCAAGAGCAGGCGGGATCTCGAGCGGGCCTATGCGGCCTACAAGGAGGTCAACCTGCGCGCGATCAAGCTGCTGCGCGAGGGCGGCATCCTGGCGACCGCCTCTTGCAGCCACCACCTGACCGAAGCTTTGTTTTACGAAATGCTGGCCGACGCCGCCGCCGACGCCCACCGCTCTTTACGCGTGCTCGAGCGGCGCGGTCAGGGCTGGGACCACCCGGTGCTGCTGGGCGTGCCAGAGACGCACTACCTCAAGTTCGCCTTGCTGGAGGTGAGGGACTGA
- a CDS encoding DUF3248 domain-containing protein produces MNDAMEDLLERLGNNLVWRIGKAETEDVIVVRVGLARAVSNFALYPRLRNATDEEIEALVKSGQVRVEWVD; encoded by the coding sequence ATGAACGACGCCATGGAAGACCTGCTCGAACGCCTGGGCAACAACCTGGTGTGGCGCATCGGCAAGGCCGAAACCGAAGACGTGATCGTGGTGCGGGTGGGCCTAGCCCGCGCCGTCAGCAACTTCGCCCTGTATCCCCGGCTGCGCAACGCCACCGACGAGGAAATCGAAGCCCTGGTCAAGAGCGGCCAGGTGCGGGTGGAGTGGGTGGACTGA
- a CDS encoding DUF3809 family protein, with protein sequence MNIERTFELSLPGDEALLHSPEKVFGGRSPFEAMSREGLRLRGALVADVPLLGELRFPFESELVLGAGLAQLEPILPSPIPDYWAEIAGEGRVQGEKLRYEITVRLHAEVPPGDKWGGKALRRMAEAAFERTLSRALSQLQR encoded by the coding sequence ATGAACATCGAGCGCACCTTTGAGCTAAGCTTACCCGGTGACGAGGCACTGCTGCATTCGCCCGAAAAAGTCTTCGGCGGGCGCAGCCCTTTCGAAGCCATGAGCCGTGAAGGGCTAAGGCTGCGGGGGGCTCTGGTCGCCGACGTGCCGCTGCTGGGAGAACTACGCTTTCCCTTTGAAAGTGAGCTGGTGCTGGGCGCTGGCCTGGCGCAGCTCGAGCCCATCTTGCCCTCCCCCATCCCCGATTACTGGGCCGAGATCGCCGGCGAGGGGCGGGTGCAGGGCGAGAAGCTTCGCTATGAGATCACCGTGCGCTTGCACGCCGAAGTACCCCCCGGCGACAAGTGGGGGGGCAAAGCCCTGCGGCGCATGGCCGAGGCCGCCTTCGAGCGCACCCTC